The Deltaproteobacteria bacterium IMCC39524 genomic interval ACCTCCAAGGGTTACGTCAATCGCTCCGAGGCAATCCGCGACATGATTCGTAGTGCACTGGTTGAAGACCAGATCGAAAATGCCGACACCACAGCAACGGTCGGCACGGTTACCCTGGTTTACGATCATCATACCCGTGACCTGTCCGACAAGTTGACCGAGCATCAGCATTCACACCACGATGCCATCATCTCAGCGCTGCATGTTCACCTCGACACCCACCATTGCCTGGAAGTCATCGTGGTGCGCGGTACAGCCGCCCAGGTCAAAAGATTGGCTGATGAGCTGATCGGTACCAAGGGTGTGAAACACGGGAAGTTGGTTTTGACGACTGCTGGAGGGTGAAGCAAGGGTTATAGAACCGTTTTTTTCGGTAGTCTCAGGGCAAAAAAGCGTTAATCTGTTGCTCTTTACTTTTAAGATCAAAGCATAACCGGCGGCTCGCGTGCCGCCAGACGCCATCCTTTTTGTCCAAGCGGCCACAAAAAGGATGCAAAAAAGGCCTTACTCCTTGCGGAGGGCAACTCCTTTGCCTGATTTCATAGCCTTTAAGATGCGGCACAAATAAAGAATCCGGCCCTGGGCGAGGGCCTTCCAGCTCGTGTTCTTTTGCAGCAAAAGACAAAAACACCCCTTTGAGTAACATGAACCAGAGTCATAGAGGTTCTAAAGGGCCTCGGAGCTAGCGGGGGATGCGTAGACTGCCAAAGATTTATTCTAATAATATTTGCCACCAGAATGAATCGAGTAAAACTTGCCCAGCGCAGCGCCAAGCTTTCTTGTGCTTCGTTTTCTTTGCCGCTACAAAGAAAATGACGTTGCTGTCGGGCAACCCCGACGATCTTGCTTTTGTCTCTGAAGCCAAAAGTTCAACAAGGAGAGCAACAGATTAACGATCTGTTACCCTATCTTCATTTCCAACTACAAAAACAAGACTAAACCTTGCCAGCAAACTGAAGGGCGACAGGTCATAAACCTGTCGCCCTGTTTCGTCTGCACCCTCGACAAAGAATCACTTAATATGACAGGGATCGCAATTTTCAACCCCGAAGGCCTTCCCTCCGTTGTGGCAGGCGCCACAGGATTGTCCAATTTCCATGTCATCCATGGTGGCCACCTTGTTTGCGCCGCGGCGTGCCTGGAACAGGCGAGGGTGACAATCGTCACAGCCGAAATTGTCAAGATGGATCGCGTGCGAAAAGATCGTCTTGCCAAAGGCTTGGTAAGCAACATCGCCGGAATGGCAACTGGTGCAATCTTCCTTGACGCTGAATGCATCCCCCCCGTTATGGCAGGCCCCGCACGAGGCACCGGATTCCATCGCCTGCATCCCCACCTGGTTGCTATTCGCTTTAGCCCTGAACAGATCGGGATGACATTCACTGCAGCCGAACATCTCCGTGTGAATACTATGGCTGAAAGGAGCGACGCCAACATTCTTCGTTTGTATCGCCACGTCAACTGCCTTTTGGTGGCAAGTGATGCAATCCCCTGCAACACCGAAAGCCGTACTGCCATCATGACATGAGCCGCAAGACTCTCCACTCTCCATCTTCTTCATGCCAACCTGGGTGCTGTTGGCTTTGGCCTCGAAAATATCCGGGTGGCATTCATCACAGCCGAAGTCTTCGGTATGCACACCGTGGCTAAAGACAATCTCGCCCACCGTACTTTGCATGGCAACATCCACCGCCCCGCTATGACAACTGCTGCAATCGCCCTTGACACCAAACGCTGTCCTTCCATCATGACAGGCCCCGCAGGACGCACCGTCCTCCATCTTCTTCATGCCGACCTGGTTACTGTTGGCCTGGGCCTTAAAGATGTCCGGATGACATTCGTCGCAGGCGAACATTCTGCCGTGCTCCGCGTGACTGAAGGGGATGGTCCCGACATTTTTTGTCTGAATTGCCACATCTACGGAACTGGCATGGCATTCGGCACAATCGCCAGTGACGCTGAAAGCGTCTTCTCCGTTGTGACAGGCCCCGCAGGACGCGCCGTCTTCCATTTTTTTCATCCCGACCTGGTTGCTGTTGGCTTTGGCCCTGAACACATCGGGGTGGCATTCGCCACAAGAGAAGTTTTCGGTGTGATTTTTATGGCTGAAAAGAATGGACCAGACGCCACTCTTGATAGCGACATTCTTCGTGTAGGTCAGCGCGCCGGTATGACAGGTGGTGCAAGCCTCACCGACACCGAAAGCCGAGTCGCCATCATGGCAGGCACCGCAGGATTCGCCATCCTCCATCCTGGTCATGCCGACCTGGTTGCTGTTGGCCTGGGCGACAAAAAGATCCGGATGACATTCTCCACAGCCGAACATCTCCGTGTGGACGTCATGACTGAAAGGAACAGCGCCGACATCTTGGGCCTGAATCGCCACGTCAGCGGCGTTGCTGTGACAGGTCACACAGTCACCTGCGACACCAAACGCGGTATCGCCATCATGGCAGGTGCCGCAGGATTCTCCGGTTTCCATCTTTTTCATACCGACCGGGTTGCTGTTGGCTTTGGCTTTAAAGGTGTCCGGATGACATTCGTCACAACCGAACATCT includes:
- a CDS encoding cytochrome c3 family protein; its protein translation is MTRRWMILAVLMMVALPSVLYGRWIKDKVYLQTDSVGKVEFSHFAHMEMESIGKNCPTCHNEAFHIVTKKNPAFTMAEMESGKSCGFCHNDTKAFGVGEDCTTCHAGDVEINYGIAEKVMFSHDVHADMFGCDECHSDLFVPERNSNRVGMKKMEEGESCGACHDGDSAFSVKSDCSNCHTSAGAIAMQSPVGEILFSHDVHTDAFGCDECHSDIFKAKANSNQVGMKKMEDGESCGACHDGDSAFSVSGDCVTCHSNAADMAIQAKDVNAVPFSHTIHTEMLGCAECHPDIFVAKANSNQVGMQRMEAGESCGACHDGDTAFGVGEDCTTCHLGEFTYTKDIPIQSTVGGIVFSHVVHTEMFGCDECHPETFRAKANSTQVGMKKMESGESCGACHDGDNAFSVKADCISCHQGAEDIPIQSTVGAIVFSHDAHIEMFGCDECHPDTFKAKANSNPVGMKKMETGESCGTCHDGDTAFGVAGDCVTCHSNAADVAIQAQDVGAVPFSHDVHTEMFGCGECHPDLFVAQANSNQVGMTRMEDGESCGACHDGDSAFGVGEACTTCHTGALTYTKNVAIKSGVWSILFSHKNHTENFSCGECHPDVFRAKANSNQVGMKKMEDGASCGACHNGEDAFSVTGDCAECHASSVDVAIQTKNVGTIPFSHAEHGRMFACDECHPDIFKAQANSNQVGMKKMEDGASCGACHDGRTAFGVKGDCSSCHSGAVDVAMQSTVGEIVFSHGVHTEDFGCDECHPDIFEAKANSTQVGMKKMESGESCGSCHDGSTAFGVAGDCITCHQKAVDVAIQTKNVGVAPFSHSIHTEMFGCSECHPDLFRAKANSNQVGMQAMESGASCGACHNGGDAFSVKEDCTSCHSGDVAYQAFGKTIFSHAIHLDNFGCDDCHPRLFQARRGANKVATMDDMEIGQSCGACHNGGKAFGVENCDPCHIK
- the nikR gene encoding nickel-responsive transcriptional regulator NikR, with the protein product MTELARFGISINPSLLDSFDQLITSKGYVNRSEAIRDMIRSALVEDQIENADTTATVGTVTLVYDHHTRDLSDKLTEHQHSHHDAIISALHVHLDTHHCLEVIVVRGTAAQVKRLADELIGTKGVKHGKLVLTTAGG